From the Psilocybe cubensis strain MGC-MH-2018 chromosome 9, whole genome shotgun sequence genome, one window contains:
- a CDS encoding Endoglucanase 1, producing the protein MFFGSVTALLSLASTSFGKILYAGVNESGGEFGVFAPGQKGFGLPGRFGVDFAFINKSTIDIFVDQEKINFFRVTFLMERMAPLEFGLGSKFNETYFSEYADAINYITQTKGVYALIDPHNYMRYNDPSQQPFSGSVIGNTSDPTAATTAQFGQFWHELARRFATNPKVVFGINNEPHDMPTELVLQNNQAAINGIRQAGANQLILAPGNGFTGGHSWNQTTGAGDAPSSDFLNKLVDPLHNTAIDVHEVDIQSPSNLAGLTAWLQENNLK; encoded by the exons ATGTTCTTTGGTTCTGTAACTGCCCTTCTTTCCCTGGCAAGCACGAGCTTTGGAAAAATTCTATATGCTGGAGTGAACGAG TCTGGCGGCGAGTTCGGGGTCTTCGCTCCTGGACAAAAAGGCTTCGGCCTTCCTGGGCGCTTCGGAGTCGATTTTGCCTTTATCAACAAG AGCACCATCGACATCTTCGTTGACCAAGAAAAGATCAATTTCTTCCGAGTAACGTTCCTGATGGAACGAATGGCTCCCCTTGAATTTGGATTAGGAAGCAAGTTCAATGAAACG TACTTCAGCGAGTACGCGGATGCCATTAATTATATCACCCAAACAAAAGGCGTATACGCTCTCATTGATCCTCACAATTACATGCGCTACAA CGACCCATCTCAACAACCATTCTCCGGTAGT GTCATTGGAAACACCTCTGATCCAACAGCTGCTACCACAGCTCAATTCGGACAATTCTGGCACGAGCTCGCCAGACGCTTTGCTACGAATCCCAAAGTCGTTTTCGGCATCAACAATGAGCCTCACGACATG CCAACAGAACTCGTTCTCCAAAACAACCAAGCGGCTATTAACGGTATTCGTCAAGCTGGTGCAAACCAGCTCATCCTCGCACCCGGTAACGGCTTCACTGGTGGTCATTCGTGGAATCAAACCACCGGTGCTGGTGACGCACCATCCAGCGATTTCTTGAATAAGCTTGTCGACCCTCTTCACAACACTGCTATTGATGTTCACGAGGTAGATATTCAAA GCCCTTCGAACCTTGCAGGTTTGACAGCGTGGCTTCAGGAAAATAATCTCAAGTAA
- a CDS encoding NF-X1-type zinc finger protein NFXL1, producing the protein MSTEVPIVATTTSAPVNNQSTLENSLASSSQQKRRQPRQNRPNTEGAPKPPRRPRQPKDAKPSNEASTPSSVVDGEPKTNSQPRNPRKKKPVQAPANADGAPPPPRNRRAANFGAGLTNPDERQNQSSRDKEPGHSKNRRLPQGDDLTSSLIRNLSTPPYPDCPICFSSIRPDQAIWSCSPSIPIVTSSENQVAQYCWTSFHVKCIRSWADKSVKEVADAWRARGEPNKGGDWRCPGCQAKREAVPSGYWYVTASSHRDICSSHFTGAFAIPPLSPNVFVSQHPIHVGIHVLVCAKVDAAIRAPYSAIPALVRLVKLPPVWSVIVQRKISSASVVE; encoded by the coding sequence ATGTCCACTGAAGTCCCCATAGtcgcaacaacaacaagcgCGCCTGTAAACAACCAATCTACTTTGGAAAACTCACTCGCCAGTTCGAGTCAACAAAAACGTAGACAACCACGACAGAATAGACCTAACACAGAAGGCGCACCTAAACCCCCTAGACGGCCACGACAGCCAAAAGATGCAAAACCTTCCAATGAAGCCAGCACGCCGTCCTCTGTTGTAGATGGCGAACCGAAAACCAACTCTCAACCTCGAAACCCCAGAAAGAAAAAGCCCGTACAGGCTCCAGCCAATGCTGATGGTGCCCCTCCGCCTCCCAGAAATCGACGAGCAGCCAACTTTGGAGCGGGACTCACAAACCCGGATGAAAGGCAGAACCAGTCTTCTCGTGATAAAGAGCCTGGTCATTCAAAGAACCGGCGTCTTCCTCAAGGGGACGATTTGACGTCGAGCCTCATCCGCAATTTGAGCACCCCTCCATATCCCGACTGCCCCATCTGTTTCTCATCGATACGCCCCGATCAAGCCATCTGGTCATGTTCACCTTCCATTCCGATCGTCACTTCCAGCGAAAACCAGGTGGCTCAGTATTGCTGGACGTCTTTCCATGTCAAATGCATTCGTTCATGGGCCGACAAAAGCGTCAAAGAAGTTGCGGACGCTTGGAGAGCGCGAGGAGAGCCAAATAAAGGTGGTGACTGGAGATGTCCTGGATGTCAGGCTAAACGAGAAGCAGTTCCCTCTGGATATTGGTACGTTACTGCATCCTCTCATCGGGATATATGCTCATCACACTTCACAGGTGCTTTTGCAATTCCACCTCTGAGCCCAAACGTCTTCGTCTCGCAACACCCCATTCATGTGGGAATTCATGTTCTCGTATGCGCGAAAGTGGATGCGGCCATCCGTGCCCCTTACAGTGCCATCCCGGCCCTTGTCCGCCTTGTCAAGTTACCACCCGTTTGGAGTGTTATTGtccaaagaaaaatatcctCAGCTTCCGTTGTGGAATAG
- a CDS encoding FKBP12-associated protein 1-like protein (FKBP12-associated protein 1 homolog), translated as MPCYEVLSASDTAGDGVEEKEVLCDKPCQALRACGRHQCRRVCCPLASLAMTTGKKGKRRMMEDAHAQGIGEEQGGWHECDLVCGKMLSCGNHKCEQRDHRGVCRPCLRSSFEELICFCGRTVYEPPIPCGTKIQCHYPCPRSAPPCGHPATPHSCHDDTVSCPPCPYLADKTCACGKKVVSNVRCSLETEKVSCGTVCGKLMACGFHHCERLCHGDECGACTAQCGKSRKSCLPNHHPCTRPCHAPATCPETEPCQSIITLTCSCGRIRQAVQCGRTATSSSSSSSSAAPKCTSECQIAKRNARLADALGINMDGRDKPGTAATYADDVVAFARANMKFLPIVERAFADFVTSEKKTQVLPHMPPDRRKFVHDLAAVYRMDTQMVDQEPHRSVQLLRRVDTRIPSPVLSQYISSHAPPPSLGKLADFRSLKTASATPSNASSAAAAAAAASWRSNATPKPATPPSTHRGWTSVVSKPAGAGAGGAPAAASTSGWGAQVANPRPTASLVGTTTSAPQSKSGTPRAVSPAVASGAGSGTNANEPVPDDWEDDA; from the exons ATGCCATGCTACGAAGTCCTATCCGCTTCAGATACTGCGGGGGACGGGGTCGAGGAAAAAGAGGTTTTATGCGATAAACCATGCCAGGCGCTCCGAGCCTGTGGTCGGCACCAATGCCGCAGGGTATGTTGCCCGCTTGCGTCGCTGGCGATGACCACGGGAAAGAAGGGCAAGCGGCGTATGATGGAAGATGCGCATGCGCAGGGTATCGGCGAGGAGCAGGGTGGATGGCACGAGTGCGATCTTGTATGTGGCAAGATGCTCTCGTGTGGGAACCACAAGTGCGAGCAGAGGGACCACAGGGGCGTTTGTCGACCGTGTCTTCGGAGCTCGTTTGAAGAG CTCATTTGCTTTTGCGGACGAACTGTCTACGAACCACCGATTCCTTGTGGAACAAAGATACAATGTCACTATCCCTGTCCTCGATCCGCGCCTCCGTGTGGCCACCCCGCCACCCCGCATTCATGTCACGACGACACCGTCTCGTGTCCTCCGTGCCCCTATCTGGCCGACAAGACATGCGCATGCGGGAAGAAGGTTGTCTCGAATGTACGCTGCTCGCTCGAGACCGAGAAAGTTTCCTGCGGCACAGTGTGTGGAAA GTTAATGGCGTGCGGATTCCACCATTGCGAACGACTTTGCCACGGCGATGAGTGCGGGGCGTGTACCGCGCAGTGCGGCAAGTCTCGTAAATCTTG CCTGCCCAATCATCACCCTTGTACCCGACCCTGCCACGCACCCGCGACATGTCCCGAAACTGAACCTTGCCAATCTATCATCACCCTCACCTGTTCCTGTGGGCGCATACGGCAAGCCGTCCAATGTGGACGTACCGcgacatcttcatcctcttcctcgtcctctgctGCACCCAAGTGCACTAGTGAATGTCAGATCGCGAAACGGAATGCGCGGTTGGCTGATGCGCTGGGAATTAATATGGATGGCAGGGATAAGCCGGGGACTGCGGCGACCTATGCAGATGATGTGGTTGCATTTGCAAGAGCGAATATGAAGTTTCTGCCCATTGTTGAAAGGGCATTTGCAGA CTTCGTGACCTCCGAGAAAAAGACACAGGTTCTCCCACACATGCCCCCTGACAGGCGCAAATTTGTTCATGAT CTTGCGGCTGTTTACAGGATGGACACACAGATGGTGGACCAAGAGCCGCATCGAAG TGTCCAACTCCTCCGACGCGTCGACACGCGCATCCCATCTCCCGTCCTTTCGCAATACATCTCCTCGCACGCACCACCTCCGAGCCTCGGCAAGCTCGCTGACTTTAGAAGTCTCAAGACGGCCTCCGCAACACCCTCCAATGCCTCTTCAGCTGctgcggcagcggcagcggcgtCGTGGCGATCAAATGCAACGCCTAAGCCTGCAACACCGCCAAGCACGCATCGCGGATGGACGTCTGTAGTCTCGAAGCCGGCTGGCGCGGGCGCGGGAGGTGCACCAGCAGCGGCGTCTACCAGCGGTTGGGGTGCGCAGGTCGCTAATCCTCGTCCGACCGCTTCGCTAGTTGGCACGACCACGAGTGCACCACAGTCGAAGTCAGGTACACCTCGTGCTGTGTCTCCTGCTGTCGCTTCAGGTGCTGGTTCGGGTACGAATGCAAATGAACCGGTGCCGGATGATTGGGAGGACGACGCTTAG
- a CDS encoding Pyranose dehydrogenase, whose product MKSLIVSFGVLATVLFEICTAAVLQHISELKSTSFDFIVIGGGTAGAVVANRLSEISKFQILVIEAGPTNEGVLNAMVPAFDFNLQKTIYDWNYTTSPGIGGCSSHNGMFYTRGSRDDYDRWANITDDAGWSWEKLLPYILKNEKWSPPADLHDTRGEFDPSVHGFDGMMSTSLPGFPQSIDSMILQVPGQLPQQFPFLLDMNAGRPLGLGWFQASIGNGTRSSSATAYLSDNFTSRTNLHVLLNTKVNRIHSTKKGSSGVPTFSSIELDGTNVRLTAKKEIILSAGPVNTPQILMNSGVGDREELLKLGIPGVLHLPSVGKNFSDQPIVEVAYSVNSNDPLSNTNSTLQAMALAQWEFNRTGPYVNPASNFIAWTRLPSNSAALKTGIDPAAGPNTPHLEFVPFSPTSQALEPGNSGGMGFILVTPGSRGSVSLNSTDPLGKPLIDMGFFTNRFDILAMVEGIKLTQEFYKAPVWKNYIIEQTSPFANATDADLEDFIQNTVFSTQHGVGTAAMSAVNANYGVVNPDLLVKGASGLRIVDGSILPFIISGHTQAPVYAIAEHASDLIKNAWK is encoded by the exons ATGAAAAGCCTCATTGTTTCCTTCGGTGTCTTGGCCACTGTATTGTTTGAGATTTGCACTGCAGCAGTACTCCAGCATATCAGTGAATTGAAATCAACATCGTTTGATTTCATTGTAATCGGAG GAGGAACAGCTGGTGCGGTGGTAGCCAACAGGCTGTCAGAGATATCAAAATTCCAGATTCTAGTTATCGAGGCTGGTCCGAC AAATGAAGGGGTCCTCAACGCCATGGTCCCTGCGTTTGATTTTAATCTTCAAAAGACGATATACGACTGGAATTACACTACCTCTCCTGGAATTG GAGGTTGCAGTTCGCACA ATGGCATGTTCTATACTAGAGGCTCGAGGGACGATTACGATCGGTGGGCCAATATCACCGACGATGCTGGATGGTCATGGGAAAAACTACTTCCGTATATTCTCAAG AATGAAAAATGGAGTCCTCCCGCTGACCTCCATGATACTCGAGGGGAGTTCGATCCATCTGTCCATGGATTTGACGGAATGATGTCCACAAGTTTGCCTGGGTTTCCTCAGAGCATCGATAGCATGATTCTCCAGGTACCAGGTCAACTACCCCAACAATTTCCTTTCCTATTGGACATGAATGCGGGCAGACCTCTTGGCCTGG GTTGGTTTCAAGCAAGTATTGGCAATGGGACCAGGAGTAGCTCTGCTACCGCCTACTTGTCGGATAATTTCACAAGTCGAACCAATTTGCATGTTCTGTTGAACACCAAGGTGAACCGTATCCACAGCACGAAAAAAGGATCCTCTGGTGTTCCGACGTTTAGTTCAATTGAGCTCGATG GTACTAACGTACGACTTACGGCCAAGAAGGAGATCATATTATCAGCAGGCCCGGTCAACACTCCTCAAATACTCATGAACTCGGGTGTTGGAGATCGCGAGGAGTTACTCAAACTTGGAATCCCTGGCGTCCTACACCTACCGAGCGTAGGAAAGAACTTTTCTGATCAACCAATAGTAGAAGTCGCTTACTCAGTCAACTCGAACGATCCTCTCAGCAA CACAAATTCCACTCTACAAGCCATGGCATTGGCTCAATGGGAATTCAACAGGACGGGACCATACGTCAATCCAGCTTCCAACTTCATTGCCTGGACGCGTCTACCATCGAATTCTGCCGCGCTTAAGACAGGTATAGATCCAGCAGCAGGACCGAATACTCCTCACTTGGAATTCGTACCTTTT AGCCCGACTTCTCAAGCATTGGAGCCAGGTAATAGCGGCGGCATGGGCTTTATTTTGGTAACTCCAGGCTCAA GAGGTTCCGTTTCGCTCAATTCTACAGATCCATTAGGAAAGCCCCTCATCGACATGGGATTCTTCACAAACAGATTCGATATTCTTGCTATGGTGGAAGGTATCAAGCTCACACAAGAATTTTACAAAGCTCCGGTCTGGAAAAATTATATTATTGAGCAAACATCTCCATTCGCTAATGCAACGGATGCCGACCTCGAAGACTTTATTCAAAACACTGTGTTCAGTACTCAGCATGGAGTTGGCACTGCCGCGATGTCTGCAGTCAACGCCAATTATGGTGTGGTCAATCCTGATCTCCTTGTCAAAGGTGCTTCTGGTCTTCGTATCGTCGATGGTTCTATATTG CCTTTCATCATCAGTGGACATACTCAAGCTCCTGTGTACGCAATTGCAGAGCATGCATCGGATCTCATTAAAAACGCATGGAAGTGA
- a CDS encoding Serine/threonine-protein kinase STY46 yields the protein MTVCYEIGRRCSKETVKEEHRQVPHTIPPISLSNTCKSWDSVERAQLLDNYHPQYSYAQFYPEHRDDLNLQLAECLGDRFTAITSVIYSLFASILQDKDRYDALLSYRGDSAQQILDLLQMLLDCPEANAATKKSLLVTLAKLSSRTGLHPRCFILTGILRGSSPLVSGAFGDIWKGDFNGRPVCLKVIKMYADSSKEKWVKTFSKEAILWSHVSHPNVLPFYGIFHLDEIHGRMCLVSPWMDRGNINEYLIQNPSVCRLFLTLDIAQGLVYLHEQGIVHGDIKGANILVTESGRACLADFGLSRFQDGAELSGSQSGSTSFLGGTTRWQAPELLDPKVEHPQLTKESDVYAYACVLYEIYVGRVPFFEYMRDVTVIYKIGQGKKPSCPPPDSQSFSIWGLTDQLWSLMEQCWEKDAQTRPSIFEIMLGIENICSSLSDPRTTDDWEERSASRFRNSIYRSDRLSIHVLETVLSWVS from the exons ATGACTGTATGCTACGAAATCGGACGGCGCTGTTCCAAAGAAACGGTAAAAGAGGAACACAGACAG GTACCTCATACCATTCCCCCTATTTCCTTGAGCAACACCTGCAAATCGTGGGATTCAGTTGAACGCGCTCAATTGCTTGATAATTATCACCCTCAGTATTCATACGCACAATTCTATCCGGAACATCGTGACGACCTCAATCTGCAATTAGCGGAGTGTTTAGGTGATCGGTTTACTGCAATTACATCAGTAATCTACTCGCTCTTTGCTTCGATACTGCAAGATAAAGATCGTTATGATGCATTATTGAGTTATCGAGGTGATTCTGCTCAGCAAATTCTTGATCTTTTGCAAATG TTATTGGATTGTCCGGAAGCGAACGCTGCTACAAAGAAGAGCCTTCTGGTTACCCTCGCAAAACTAAGTAGTAGAACTGGCTTGCATCCTCGGTGCTTCATTTTGACGGGTATTTTGCGAGGGAGCTCGCCCTTGGTTTCTGGGGCGTTTGGCGACATTTGGAAGGGCGATTTTAACGGACGACCTGTTTGCTTAAAAGTCATCAAGATGTATGCAGACTCGAGCAAGGAGAAGTGGGTCAAG ACTTTTTCCAAGGAAGCCATATTGTGGAGTCACGTATCTCACCCAAATGTTCTGCCTTTTTACGGAATTTTCCACCTCGACGAAATTCATGGAAGGATGTGCCTTGTTTCTCCGTGGATGGACCGTGGAAATATAAATGAATATTTGATCCAGAACCCAAGTGTCTGTCGGTTATTCTTG ACATTAGACATTGCACAAGGTTTGGTATACCTTCATGAGCAGGGTATTGTCCATGGAGACATCAAAGGT GCAAATATCCTCGTAACGGAGTCAGGTCGCGCCTGTCTGGCCGATTTCGGACTTTCCAGATTTCAGGACGGTGCAGAACTTTCTGGTTCACAGTCCGGAAGCACCAGCTTCTTGGGTGGTACGACTCGCTGGCAGGCTCCCGAACTTTTGGATCCAAAGGTTGAACATCCACAACTAACAAAAGAAAGCGACGTTTACGCATATGCATGCGTTCTTTATGAG ATCTATGTCGGAAGGGTTCCATTTTTTGAATATATGAGAGATGTGACTGTCATTTATAAGATTGGGCAAGGCAAAAAGCCTTCGTGTCCGCCTCCAGATAGCCAATCATTTTCTATATGGGGGCTTACAGACCAGCTATGGAGCTTGATGGAACAGTGCTGGGAGAAAGATGCCCAAACCCGGCCTTCTATCTTCGAGATCATGTTGGGAATTGAAAATATATGCTCATCGCTCTCGGATCCGCGTACTACCGACGACTGGGAGGAGCGTTCCGCTTCCCGGTTTCGAAATTCAATCTACCGAAGTGATCGTCTCTCAATACATGTTCTGGAGACTGTTTTATCATGGGTGAGTTGA
- a CDS encoding Putative protein YetA (Uncharacterized protein YetA) produces MSPSSKSIDAAGVDVRWLDGAAPNTLPAGNAFGIPWAQGAIDRTTPISAIGESGGIPVQSWPLAYWPDGSLKWTGHAIGTDSLSNIGNGFSIAPGTPTEPKSPVSVQTGSDGSVTMSTGNFSGTTIVSSLSLSGNKLAQNGQLVLQLQNAPDPDFSASSTTAAIGSVVQPASIQKMLGRVDNLTVEQSGPVRGVIKVGNGPIVADSILLTHADVRCQVNTPQDQMKDMQISYPSLSDFILHPGRLQLEQFIFLSSMATNRKTSLRVW; encoded by the exons ATGAGTCCAAGTTCGAAGTCGATTGACGCAGCTGGAGTCGATGTACGTTGGCTCGACGGTGCTGCGCCGAACACTTTACCTGCCGGGAATGCGTTTGGTATTCCATGGGCACAGGGCGCGATTGACCGCACCACTCCGATTTCTGCAATAGGAGAATCTGGAGGGATACCCGTTCAATCCTGGCCGTTAGCATA CTGGCCAGATGGTAGTCTCAAATGGACTGGACATGCTATTGGAACCGACAGTCTTAGTAACATCGGAAATGGGTTTAGCATTGCTCCTGGGACACCCACAGAGCCAAAGAGTCCCGTGTCTGTCCAAACCGGAAGCGATGGAAGCGTCACTATGTCAACTGGAAATTTCTCAG GCACGACTATCGTTTCGTCATTGTCTCTTTCGGGTAATAAATTGGCACAGAATGGGCAATTAGTTTTACAGTTGCAAAATGCCCCTGACCCAGACTTTTCTGCCTCGTCTACAACGGCTGCCATTGGGTCTGTAGTGCAACCGGCCAGCATACAAAAAATGCTAGGCCGTGTTGATAACCTCACAGTCGAGCAATCAGGACCTGTGCGAGGAGTTATCAAGGTGGGCAATGGTCCAATAGTCGCAGATAGTATCTTACTTACACATGCTGATGTCAGGTGTCAGGTCAATACACCACAGGATCAAATGAAGGACATGCAGATTTCCTACCCTTCACTGTCAGATTTTATCTTGCATCCGGGGCGACTACAATTAGAGCAGTTCATTTTTTTATCTTCGATGGCGACCAACAGAAAGACTTCATTAAGGGTTTGGTAA